A stretch of Campylobacter gracilis DNA encodes these proteins:
- a CDS encoding multidrug effflux MFS transporter gives MVKQSKFAKFKLVIILAYMSALAPLSTDMYLPALEKVKASFATSEFYAQLSVASFFIAFALGQLVYGPLSDKFGRKKPLYAGILLFICASLACVSFDNIYAFIFFRFLQALGGCAGVVLARAVINDKFELHEAAAMFALMMVVGSLAPMLAPTLGGFVLDFFSWQAIFAILFALGILLFAFIFFGLDESAQIDETTTLSVKGVLGEYGIILRNKEFMRYTLGFAVAMSALFAYITGSSFIFLGYYGLGEHAFGVIFGINALGMTLVSALNAKLVQNREPTALLNFGLIAMLVTSLILLACSMLDLPFICFEVSLFILLSSLGFVAPNATTLAMALYKDGNSGAASAVLGTAQFAIAGAISFIVGAVGANKPFLLASVMVICAFCANAVYFLLRKKNQKF, from the coding sequence ATGGTCAAACAAAGTAAATTTGCTAAATTTAAGCTGGTGATTATACTTGCCTATATGTCGGCTCTGGCGCCCTTGTCTACCGATATGTATCTGCCTGCGCTGGAAAAGGTAAAGGCAAGCTTTGCTACGAGCGAGTTTTACGCTCAGCTATCGGTTGCAAGCTTTTTCATCGCATTTGCGCTAGGACAGCTCGTTTATGGACCGCTAAGTGATAAATTCGGTCGTAAAAAGCCGCTATATGCGGGCATTTTGCTTTTTATATGTGCGTCGCTTGCTTGCGTTAGCTTTGATAATATCTATGCGTTTATATTTTTTAGGTTTTTGCAAGCTTTAGGCGGGTGCGCGGGAGTGGTACTTGCGCGAGCTGTAATTAATGACAAATTCGAGTTACACGAGGCCGCGGCGATGTTTGCGCTAATGATGGTCGTAGGCTCGCTAGCACCGATGCTAGCACCAACTCTAGGTGGATTTGTGCTAGATTTTTTCTCGTGGCAAGCGATTTTTGCGATTTTGTTCGCGCTTGGAATTTTGCTTTTTGCATTTATATTTTTCGGACTCGACGAAAGCGCGCAGATAGATGAGACTACTACACTTAGCGTAAAAGGCGTACTTGGCGAATACGGCATAATCTTGCGAAATAAAGAATTTATGCGCTATACGCTAGGATTTGCGGTTGCGATGAGCGCGCTTTTCGCTTATATCACGGGCTCTAGCTTTATATTTTTGGGCTATTATGGGTTGGGTGAGCATGCCTTTGGCGTAATATTTGGCATCAACGCCCTCGGGATGACTCTGGTATCGGCACTAAATGCCAAACTCGTGCAAAATCGCGAACCCACAGCTTTATTAAATTTCGGCCTAATAGCGATGCTTGTGACGAGCCTGATTTTGCTCGCATGCTCTATGCTTGACCTTCCTTTTATCTGCTTCGAGGTTTCACTTTTCATATTACTTTCGTCCCTTGGCTTTGTTGCGCCTAACGCCACGACGCTTGCGATGGCGCTGTATAAGGACGGCAACTCGGGCGCAGCTTCGGCGGTACTGGGGACTGCGCAGTTTGCCATCGCCGGGGCTATTTCGTTTATCGTGGGTGCAGTGGGAGCGAATAAGCCGTTTTTGCTCGCAAGTGTGATGGTGATTTGTGCTTTTTGCGCGAACGCCGTGTATTTTTTATTGCGAAAAAAGAATCAAAAATTTTAA
- a CDS encoding BUD32 family EKC/KEOPS complex subunit translates to MQNFKEYVNEILKNHLGERVTSFSFEGEKYWLKQPELRIRGGLLTKIFKANPKAAFDYEALKCESLYAAGAPVPQPVLQDESFFVLKDGGTPVDEVLKSSDEAACVALIEGYAAALAQLHSRGFIHGRPALRDILVKNGEMKFIDFENRGERGDLQKAKMRDFLLFVYDLCREGLSEDLVRAAIRTYASSGGQDVVQSAWATVLALRPIYFIARLLPQKFKDLNALVRTFELCLKIIEENDGQTK, encoded by the coding sequence ATGCAAAATTTTAAAGAATACGTAAATGAAATTCTAAAAAATCATCTTGGCGAGCGCGTCACGAGCTTTAGTTTCGAGGGTGAGAAATATTGGCTTAAGCAGCCGGAGTTGCGCATCCGCGGCGGATTGCTTACGAAAATATTCAAAGCAAATCCGAAAGCCGCTTTCGATTACGAAGCGCTAAAATGTGAGAGCCTGTATGCAGCCGGCGCGCCTGTGCCGCAGCCGGTGCTGCAAGACGAGAGCTTTTTTGTACTCAAAGACGGCGGCACGCCGGTGGACGAGGTGCTAAAAAGCTCGGATGAGGCGGCTTGCGTGGCGCTCATTGAGGGCTATGCTGCGGCGTTAGCACAGCTGCATTCGCGCGGCTTCATACACGGCAGACCCGCGCTGCGCGACATTTTAGTAAAAAATGGCGAGATGAAATTTATAGATTTTGAAAATCGCGGCGAGCGCGGTGATCTGCAAAAAGCCAAAATGCGAGATTTTTTGCTTTTCGTCTATGATCTGTGCCGTGAAGGGCTAAGCGAAGATTTGGTGCGCGCAGCCATTCGCACCTACGCCTCAAGCGGCGGGCAGGATGTAGTGCAAAGTGCGTGGGCTACGGTACTTGCGCTGCGTCCGATATATTTTATCGCTAGGCTTTTGCCGCAAAAATTTAAGGATCTAAACGCGCTCGTGCGCACGTTTGAGCTCTGCCTAAAAATAATTGAGGAAAACGATGGTCAAACAAAGTAA
- the nfo gene encoding deoxyribonuclease IV produces MKRIGAHVSASGGVSNAPLNAAKIGADAFAMFVKNQRRWDAPPLSTKEIAAFKDALKQSGIRAEHVLVHDSYLINLGHPREAEREKSLNAFIDEIRRCEALGLRLLNFHPGSHLNEISAQVCLDNIAESLNFAIANTSGVKLVLEDTAGQGSNLGYDFAQLAYVIDKISNKDRIGVCIDTCHAFAAGYDLHSRQAYERTMSEFDRTIGYKFLSGMHLNDTKNELGVRKDRHESLGRGFLGLGAFENIMNDPNIDEIPLILETIDDSLWAEEIALLRSMQGRRKA; encoded by the coding sequence ATGAAGCGGATCGGAGCGCACGTGAGCGCTAGCGGCGGGGTTTCCAACGCGCCGTTAAACGCCGCAAAGATCGGGGCGGACGCGTTTGCGATGTTCGTCAAAAATCAGCGCAGATGGGATGCGCCGCCACTTAGCACAAAGGAGATCGCCGCGTTTAAGGATGCACTGAAACAAAGCGGCATCCGCGCGGAGCATGTCTTGGTGCACGACAGCTACCTCATAAATTTGGGCCATCCGCGTGAGGCGGAGCGCGAGAAGTCCCTAAACGCCTTCATAGACGAGATTCGCCGCTGCGAAGCGCTCGGGCTTAGGTTGCTAAATTTTCATCCGGGCTCGCATCTAAATGAAATTTCAGCTCAAGTGTGCCTGGATAATATCGCAGAGTCGCTAAATTTCGCCATCGCAAACACTAGTGGCGTCAAGCTCGTGCTCGAAGATACCGCCGGCCAGGGCTCCAATCTCGGCTATGATTTCGCTCAGCTTGCTTACGTGATCGATAAAATTTCAAACAAAGATCGCATCGGCGTCTGCATCGACACCTGTCACGCGTTCGCCGCAGGATACGACCTCCACAGCCGGCAGGCCTATGAGCGCACGATGAGCGAGTTTGACCGCACGATCGGCTATAAATTTTTAAGCGGCATGCACCTAAACGACACGAAAAACGAGCTTGGCGTGCGCAAAGATCGGCACGAGAGCCTCGGACGCGGATTTTTGGGGCTTGGGGCATTTGAAAACATCATGAACGACCCGAACATCGACGAGATCCCGCTGATTTTAGAAACCATCGACGATAGCCTCTGGGCGGAGGAGATCGCGCTTTTGCGCAGTATGCAAGGACGCCGTAAAGCCTAA
- a CDS encoding tetratricopeptide repeat protein, whose product MKKSLFALAFTACFALGASELETLEKECNDGNMESCLRAALQYEDNTKTLKLLEKTCDGGYEPSCLVMSIRMMQENPKKGIEYHEKRCDAGDATYCGLLGSMYSDGDGVEKDISKAIIYHDKACNLGQKLSALSCSMLAEMYRKGDGVKINLMKAAIYDKKGCDIADELASCYNFALFNYNSNDKSKAAQYYKKACDLGKNKNSLFMNPSEFKELWQKSCDMYELLK is encoded by the coding sequence ATGAAAAAATCGCTATTTGCGTTAGCATTTACCGCTTGCTTTGCGTTAGGAGCGTCCGAGCTTGAGACGCTAGAAAAAGAGTGTAATGACGGCAATATGGAGTCTTGCCTTAGAGCCGCTTTACAATACGAAGATAATACTAAAACACTTAAGCTGCTTGAAAAAACCTGCGACGGCGGATATGAGCCAAGTTGCCTTGTAATGTCGATCAGAATGATGCAAGAAAATCCTAAAAAAGGCATCGAATATCATGAAAAAAGATGCGATGCGGGAGACGCTACTTATTGTGGACTATTGGGATCAATGTATAGTGACGGAGATGGGGTTGAGAAAGATATATCAAAAGCGATAATCTACCATGACAAAGCTTGCAATCTAGGGCAAAAGCTATCAGCGCTATCATGCAGTATGTTGGCAGAGATGTACCGTAAAGGAGACGGTGTAAAAATAAATTTAATGAAAGCGGCGATTTATGATAAAAAAGGTTGCGACATAGCGGATGAGCTAGCGAGTTGCTATAATTTTGCGCTATTTAACTACAACTCTAACGATAAAAGTAAAGCTGCGCAATACTATAAAAAAGCTTGCGATCTGGGCAAAAATAAAAATTCTCTTTTTATGAATCCGTCAGAGTTTAAAGAACTTTGGCAAAAATCCTGCGATATGTATGAGCTGTTAAAATAG
- the murI gene encoding glutamate racemase gives MKIAFFDSGIGGLSVLAEALQRFSGAEFLYFADEDHVPYGTKSRAEIVRLSLDAVGFLVSRGADGVVVACNTATSAAISELRGAFSVPVIGMEPAVKLAADSFGARPTLLIATPLTISGEKLARLVGRLECETWSLALPRLVEFAQDLEFDSPAVRAYLSEELAKFELARLGSLVLGCTHFNYFKDVLREILPPHVRIIDGIDGTLNRLASELGGGLKLARGEDLPSRAAKFNAGGDAKFDTNSSAQAHKFDAEGRDAGGRQSIKGKSKQDEGVDKSARSEQDAGGGNESYVGKNNAEECCKSGGGSAGDAHDVEQCGEDKRRMSPRAVDANSQLKLYSRGGADLSLEFKPRGEGTGISRVNYPNGNSVEYFCSGRALNAAQLRKVELFLKRLDAMRGIG, from the coding sequence TTGAAAATAGCTTTTTTTGACTCTGGTATCGGCGGGCTTAGCGTGCTTGCCGAGGCTTTGCAGCGGTTTAGCGGAGCGGAGTTTTTATATTTTGCCGACGAGGATCACGTCCCCTACGGCACGAAAAGTAGGGCCGAGATAGTGCGGCTAAGCCTCGATGCGGTAGGATTTCTGGTCTCGCGCGGCGCGGACGGAGTCGTCGTTGCTTGCAACACCGCCACGAGCGCGGCTATCTCGGAGCTTCGCGGTGCATTTAGCGTGCCCGTCATCGGCATGGAGCCCGCCGTCAAGCTCGCCGCGGACAGCTTCGGCGCGCGCCCGACGCTGCTCATCGCCACTCCGCTAACGATCTCGGGTGAGAAGCTCGCACGCCTCGTTGGGCGGCTGGAGTGCGAGACGTGGAGCCTGGCGTTACCCCGCCTCGTGGAGTTTGCGCAGGACTTGGAGTTTGACTCGCCTGCAGTTCGGGCGTATCTGAGCGAGGAACTGGCTAAATTTGAGCTCGCGCGCCTTGGCTCGCTGGTGCTTGGTTGCACACATTTTAACTATTTCAAGGACGTTTTGCGCGAAATTTTGCCTCCGCACGTGCGCATCATCGACGGTATCGACGGCACGCTAAACCGCCTAGCTAGCGAGCTGGGCGGAGGGCTAAAGCTTGCACGCGGCGAGGATTTGCCCTCGCGGGCGGCTAAATTTAACGCGGGCGGCGACGCAAAATTTGATACGAATTCATCGGCGCAAGCCCACAAATTTGACGCGGAAGGGCGAGACGCAGGCGGCAGACAGAGCATAAAGGGTAAGAGCAAGCAAGACGAGGGGGTCGATAAAAGCGCTCGCAGCGAGCAGGACGCAGGAGGGGGCAACGAAAGCTATGTCGGCAAAAATAATGCAGAAGAGTGCTGCAAGAGCGGCGGAGGGTCGGCAGGCGATGCGCACGACGTAGAGCAGTGCGGCGAAGACAAACGCCGCATGTCGCCGCGCGCCGTAGATGCGAATTCGCAGCTCAAGCTTTATTCTCGAGGCGGCGCGGATTTGTCCTTGGAATTTAAGCCGAGAGGCGAAGGAACGGGCATTTCGCGAGTGAATTATCCAAACGGCAACAGCGTGGAATATTTTTGCTCGGGTAGGGCGCTAAATGCGGCGCAGTTACGCAAGGTAGAACTATTTTTAAAGCGGCTCGATGCGATGCGAGGGATCGGCTAG
- a CDS encoding EexN family lipoprotein, translating to MLAALLVGCGDDTEVKTKEYYDAHLDEAKEVLAKCDFNTLKDGSSSYKNCVNAKTVVEEKSMAYSVEYYRSHLDEAKAIIEKYKEKVPADENSVEAVNLRHAHDAVFLSRSKNRLVIPDAPRSN from the coding sequence GTGTTAGCTGCTTTATTAGTAGGCTGCGGTGACGATACCGAGGTAAAGACTAAGGAGTATTACGACGCGCATCTGGACGAAGCCAAAGAGGTTTTAGCGAAGTGTGATTTCAATACCCTTAAAGACGGAAGTAGCTCATATAAGAATTGCGTGAACGCTAAAACGGTCGTAGAGGAAAAGAGTATGGCGTATTCGGTTGAGTATTATAGGAGCCATTTAGACGAAGCTAAGGCTATCATAGAAAAATATAAAGAGAAAGTTCCAGCCGATGAAAATAGTGTCGAAGCTGTTAATTTAAGGCATGCCCACGACGCTGTTTTCTTGAGCAGATCCAAGAATCGTCTGGTAATACCGGATGCTCCACGTTCAAACTAA
- a CDS encoding Na+/H+ antiporter NhaC family protein, translated as MKKILLLMFLSVAAFAVDDATRQHNAELFGIWTLVPPVVAIALAFITKEVILSLFIGVFSGTYMLAVVGNNPISALVGSFTDLVARVVGSMASKGNAGVLLQVLCIGGVVALISRTGGTKAVALWISKRAKTGISAQISTWIMGLFVFFDDYANALIVGPVMRPITDKFRVSREKLAFIIDATAAPIAGIALISTWVGLEVSLIRAGYDQIGVQNVNAFSIFVQTMPYRFYNLFMLAFVVYVAFMRRDFGPMLSAERRAASGEIHSKNSNIAELEDKTLEPKEGIKPQASNAVIPLIVLICGAFASFYFSGLSKLEGDALAAAKASPLSFATLQATFGNANSSVALFQAALLATVVSIFMSVYRKIFDVREAISTWIKGWKTMIVTIVILLLAWSLSSVIKELGTSRYLVDMLSQNTPKFLLPVAIFVLGSFISFSTGTSYGTMGILMPLAIPLANAVGLHYGLSGDALHAYMIVNISGVLTGAIFGDHCSPISDTTILSSMGAGCDHIEHVKTQMPYALSVGAVAVVAGYLPVALGLSVWIALPMGLAVTWALVRFAGKKIEE; from the coding sequence ATGAAAAAAATTCTATTACTAATGTTTTTATCGGTTGCCGCGTTTGCGGTGGATGACGCGACCAGGCAGCATAACGCCGAGCTTTTCGGTATCTGGACGCTGGTGCCGCCCGTCGTGGCGATCGCGCTTGCCTTTATCACCAAAGAGGTGATCCTGTCGCTTTTCATCGGCGTTTTTAGCGGCACCTATATGCTTGCAGTCGTCGGCAACAATCCGATCTCCGCGCTTGTGGGCAGCTTTACGGATCTGGTCGCGCGCGTGGTGGGCTCGATGGCTAGCAAAGGCAACGCGGGCGTGCTTTTACAGGTGCTTTGTATTGGCGGCGTGGTCGCTCTGATTAGCAGGACGGGCGGCACGAAAGCCGTAGCGCTTTGGATTAGCAAGCGCGCGAAAACTGGTATCTCAGCGCAAATTTCAACGTGGATTATGGGCCTTTTCGTATTTTTCGACGACTACGCAAATGCTCTGATCGTAGGCCCCGTTATGCGGCCGATTACCGATAAATTTAGAGTTAGCCGCGAAAAGCTCGCTTTCATCATCGACGCTACCGCCGCGCCGATTGCCGGTATCGCGCTAATTTCTACCTGGGTAGGTCTTGAAGTCTCTCTGATAAGAGCGGGATATGATCAGATCGGCGTGCAAAACGTAAATGCTTTCTCGATCTTCGTGCAAACCATGCCCTATCGCTTCTACAATCTTTTCATGCTCGCTTTCGTGGTTTACGTAGCGTTCATGCGTAGAGATTTCGGACCGATGCTCTCAGCCGAAAGGCGCGCGGCGAGCGGCGAAATTCACTCCAAAAATTCTAACATCGCCGAGCTCGAAGATAAAACGCTAGAGCCCAAAGAGGGGATCAAGCCGCAAGCTTCAAACGCCGTTATCCCGCTTATAGTGCTAATCTGCGGTGCGTTTGCGAGCTTTTATTTTAGCGGGCTAAGCAAGCTTGAGGGCGATGCTCTCGCGGCCGCAAAAGCCTCTCCGCTAAGCTTTGCGACGCTTCAGGCGACGTTCGGCAACGCAAACTCGTCGGTCGCGCTTTTCCAAGCGGCGCTTCTTGCTACGGTCGTGTCTATATTTATGAGCGTTTATCGTAAAATTTTTGACGTCAGAGAGGCGATCTCTACGTGGATCAAGGGGTGGAAGACGATGATCGTCACGATCGTGATCTTGCTGCTTGCATGGTCGCTCAGCTCGGTCATCAAAGAGCTCGGCACGTCGCGCTATCTAGTCGATATGCTAAGCCAAAATACGCCGAAATTTTTGCTTCCGGTAGCGATTTTCGTACTGGGCTCGTTCATTAGCTTTTCGACGGGCACTAGCTACGGCACGATGGGAATTCTAATGCCGCTAGCCATACCTTTGGCAAACGCCGTGGGACTTCACTACGGGCTTTCTGGCGATGCGCTTCACGCCTATATGATCGTAAATATCTCGGGCGTACTTACGGGCGCGATTTTCGGCGATCATTGCTCGCCGATTTCGGATACCACGATCCTTTCGTCGATGGGCGCGGGCTGCGATCATATCGAGCACGTAAAGACACAGATGCCTTACGCTCTATCCGTCGGCGCGGTCGCCGTGGTAGCGGGCTATCTACCCGTAGCGCTAGGACTTAGCGTCTGGATCGCGCTGCCGATGGGGCTTGCCGTTACGTGGGCTCTCGTGCGATTTGCAGGTAAAAAGATAGAGGAGTAG
- a CDS encoding SDR family NAD(P)-dependent oxidoreductase, which translates to MKNTAFITGATSGFGEAISRALSAQGYKIVALGRRKERLQKLAGELGNTHIIAADIRDKAAVFDAVSALPENFKDVEVLVNNAGLALGLEGIAQTPVEDLETMVDTNIKGVLYSTKAVLPLMIARKSGYIFNLGSTAGAWPYPGSHVYGASKAFIKQFSRNIRNDLRGTGIRVTEIAPGICKSEFSEVRFKGDVARAAAVYEGVDAILPEDIAQIMLSCLAMPHRVNINVVEAMATQQSWAGLFIEKH; encoded by the coding sequence ATGAAAAATACGGCATTCATCACGGGCGCTACGAGCGGCTTTGGAGAGGCGATTTCTAGGGCGCTTAGTGCGCAAGGCTATAAGATCGTTGCGCTTGGACGCCGCAAGGAGCGGCTACAAAAGCTAGCCGGCGAGCTAGGCAATACGCACATTATCGCCGCGGATATTCGCGATAAGGCTGCGGTGTTTGATGCCGTAAGCGCGCTGCCTGAAAATTTCAAAGACGTCGAAGTGCTCGTAAATAACGCAGGGCTCGCGCTCGGGCTTGAGGGGATCGCGCAGACGCCCGTAGAGGATTTGGAGACGATGGTCGATACGAATATCAAAGGCGTGCTGTATTCGACCAAGGCGGTGCTGCCGCTGATGATCGCGCGCAAAAGCGGCTATATCTTCAATCTCGGCTCGACTGCGGGCGCGTGGCCCTATCCGGGTAGCCACGTTTACGGCGCGAGCAAGGCGTTTATCAAGCAGTTTAGCCGCAATATCCGCAACGATCTGCGCGGCACGGGCATCCGCGTGACGGAGATCGCGCCGGGAATCTGTAAGAGCGAGTTTAGCGAGGTGCGCTTTAAAGGCGACGTAGCGCGCGCCGCGGCCGTGTATGAGGGGGTCGATGCGATCCTGCCAGAGGACATCGCGCAGATTATGCTAAGCTGCCTAGCGATGCCCCATCGCGTAAATATCAATGTCGTAGAGGCGATGGCGACGCAGCAGAGCTGGGCCGGGCTTTTTATCGAAAAGCATTAA
- a CDS encoding LTA synthase family protein: MSKFIRFIFVSICVCATYAGLKHAFMLFITWLMFSGVYFDGPGALLAIPLTFLSSSVIFDYYCIALGSHLLFLSLLKGRGVKTRWILPLFFLITLAFCSFCVLIGHEDYQRINALFALLLISPFTLIAYAIVTTVILAKNKISDYYPILVAIIFVPIHAASIGIWGLERIYFGVFLNATILGIFYFTAKIGRVNLIAHRPTPDKMQNSKDRVIKTIQSSATLLNNDILKKR; encoded by the coding sequence ATGAGCAAATTTATACGATTTATCTTCGTTAGTATCTGTGTTTGCGCCACTTATGCGGGTCTGAAACATGCTTTTATGCTCTTTATCACGTGGCTCATGTTTAGTGGGGTATATTTTGACGGGCCGGGTGCACTGCTCGCCATACCGCTCACGTTTCTAAGCTCATCAGTTATATTTGATTATTATTGTATTGCGCTGGGTTCTCATCTGCTCTTTTTATCGCTGCTTAAAGGGCGTGGCGTGAAAACGCGGTGGATTTTGCCTTTATTTTTTCTCATAACGCTCGCGTTTTGTAGTTTTTGCGTCTTAATCGGGCATGAAGATTATCAGCGCATAAACGCGCTTTTTGCACTCTTGCTTATCTCTCCTTTTACGCTCATTGCATACGCCATCGTTACGACCGTAATCCTTGCCAAAAATAAAATTTCGGATTATTATCCGATCTTAGTCGCGATAATTTTTGTGCCTATTCATGCCGCCAGCATAGGGATATGGGGATTAGAACGGATATATTTTGGAGTATTTCTAAACGCGACGATACTGGGGATTTTTTATTTCACGGCGAAAATCGGGCGCGTAAATTTGATCGCACACAGACCTACACCCGACAAAATGCAAAATTCTAAAGACCGCGTTATCAAAACGATACAAAGCAGCGCAACATTATTAAACAACGATATTTTAAAGAAGCGCTAA
- a CDS encoding DJ-1 family glyoxalase III produces MKVAIVLANGFEELEAISIIDILRRADIDALAVGLEKKCVHGTHGIELVADEILDDIKVSEFSMIVLPGGLPGAENLAKSEKLGKILRDFDANNTKIGAICAAPWALATAGVLKSSYTCYPGFENQIAHPGYTNAANVVKDQNIMTSKGPATAMEFALQIVRELKGEQVYFKLKSDLLFK; encoded by the coding sequence TTGAAAGTGGCAATAGTTTTAGCTAACGGATTTGAGGAGCTCGAGGCGATAAGCATCATTGATATTTTAAGACGTGCAGATATTGATGCTCTAGCTGTGGGGTTAGAGAAAAAATGCGTTCACGGTACGCACGGCATTGAGCTTGTGGCGGATGAAATTTTGGATGATATTAAGGTGTCTGAATTTTCTATGATAGTTTTACCGGGAGGCTTGCCCGGTGCGGAGAATTTAGCCAAAAGCGAGAAGCTCGGTAAGATTCTACGTGACTTTGATGCAAATAATACAAAAATTGGCGCAATATGTGCTGCTCCGTGGGCGCTAGCTACTGCAGGTGTGCTAAAAAGCTCTTACACTTGCTATCCAGGCTTTGAAAATCAGATCGCTCACCCAGGCTATACAAATGCGGCGAATGTCGTAAAAGATCAAAATATAATGACTTCGAAAGGTCCAGCTACTGCGATGGAATTCGCACTACAAATCGTCCGCGAGCTAAAAGGCGAGCAGGTTTATTTCAAGCTAAAATCCGATTTGCTTTTTAAATAA
- a CDS encoding c-type cytochrome, which produces MKIFKISFLACFFAFSLNAADKASDDTYVFEAKGEFAKELKSLIEKHSKDENVTVNIYKNTPNAKGNIIGGGTKINRNINYIKEKGKVIYDANCASCHGSEGQKRAYGSSRKLKDLSAKEIAIAISSYTSDGQYGKKMKYIMQPIAAKTTAEEVGYIIGYLKGDDEFLYDSPSRASGNTEISTAPSEQGSYLK; this is translated from the coding sequence ATGAAAATTTTTAAAATTTCTTTTTTAGCATGTTTTTTTGCCTTTAGTTTAAATGCCGCGGATAAAGCAAGTGATGACACGTATGTATTCGAAGCCAAAGGTGAGTTTGCCAAAGAGCTAAAATCCCTGATCGAAAAGCATTCTAAAGATGAAAATGTAACCGTAAATATCTACAAAAATACCCCCAATGCCAAAGGCAACATTATAGGCGGTGGCACAAAAATAAATCGTAACATCAACTATATCAAGGAAAAAGGTAAGGTAATCTACGATGCTAACTGTGCTTCTTGCCACGGCTCAGAAGGACAGAAGCGCGCCTATGGCAGCTCTCGTAAGCTAAAAGATCTAAGCGCGAAGGAGATTGCAATCGCGATCTCAAGCTACACCTCTGACGGGCAATATGGCAAAAAGATGAAGTATATTATGCAGCCTATCGCTGCCAAAACCACCGCTGAAGAAGTTGGCTATATCATCGGCTATCTAAAGGGCGACGATGAATTCTTATATGATAGTCCATCTCGTGCTAGTGGCAACACTGAAATTTCGACTGCCCCTAGCGAGCAGGGCTCGTATTTAAAATAA
- a CDS encoding OprD family outer membrane porin, giving the protein MKLVKLSLAAAVAAGALAMSASAVPLEEAIKDVDLNGYARMRYTHDHLKNETNSNKGVWEFKSEVDFKAKIDDNFFGVVGVRFLDRDNGESLSSSNSQYHGAQNPSDKDSDFDIAKAYLGYTIGGTTIAVGRQGIGSFFTDDMYGDGVKITSTDIEGLTISGFWMDSLENDGDISSLDWGAAVDNKLTTDHNLYGIGFMGSYDPVSFQLWYNALEDVAQLFAAELALNFDISDDFNLGVKGQYAFSDFDGDYKDAGASDADFWAAEANAGFFGVDLAAGYLKFEPDDKDKVSFVSFEDQGSFISPGEELLDYRNFSGENHYWYVVAGYTIPDTGIRIGADYLDGKADGDNAYEVVGRISYKYNEKLSFKTWYSHYKIDDAAGGLDEKKDRIRFEAKYSF; this is encoded by the coding sequence ATGAAACTAGTTAAACTTAGTTTAGCGGCAGCAGTCGCTGCAGGTGCTCTTGCTATGAGTGCAAGTGCTGTTCCGTTAGAGGAAGCTATCAAGGACGTGGATCTAAATGGATACGCTCGTATGCGATATACCCATGACCACCTTAAAAATGAAACAAATAGCAATAAGGGCGTTTGGGAATTTAAATCCGAAGTAGATTTCAAAGCTAAAATCGATGATAACTTCTTTGGAGTAGTGGGCGTTAGGTTCTTGGATAGAGATAATGGCGAGTCGCTTTCTTCTTCAAATAGCCAATATCATGGTGCACAAAATCCAAGCGACAAAGATTCTGATTTCGATATCGCTAAAGCTTATTTAGGATACACTATCGGCGGTACCACTATTGCAGTCGGTCGCCAGGGCATAGGTTCGTTCTTTACCGATGATATGTATGGAGACGGTGTTAAGATTACTAGCACCGATATCGAGGGCTTGACAATTAGCGGCTTTTGGATGGATTCTTTAGAGAATGATGGAGATATTTCAAGCCTTGATTGGGGCGCAGCGGTAGATAATAAACTAACTACTGATCATAATCTATACGGTATAGGATTTATGGGCTCATACGATCCAGTGTCTTTCCAGCTATGGTATAATGCTCTAGAGGACGTAGCACAGCTTTTCGCCGCAGAGTTAGCTCTAAACTTTGATATCTCTGATGATTTCAATCTCGGTGTAAAAGGTCAGTACGCATTCTCTGATTTTGACGGCGATTATAAAGATGCGGGTGCTAGTGATGCAGACTTCTGGGCAGCAGAGGCTAATGCTGGTTTCTTTGGCGTTGATTTAGCTGCAGGTTATTTAAAATTTGAACCTGATGATAAAGATAAAGTTTCTTTTGTATCTTTTGAAGATCAAGGCTCTTTCATTAGCCCGGGTGAAGAGTTGTTAGACTATAGAAACTTTAGTGGCGAAAATCACTACTGGTATGTAGTAGCAGGCTATACTATCCCTGATACTGGTATCAGAATCGGTGCCGATTACCTAGATGGTAAAGCAGATGGTGATAATGCATATGAGGTAGTAGGTAGAATTTCTTATAAATATAATGAAAAGCTAAGCTTCAAAACTTGGTATTCTCACTATAAGATTGACGATGCTGCTGGCGGTCTTGATGAGAAAAAAGATCGCATCAGATTTGAGGCTAAATACAGCTTCTAA